The proteins below come from a single Metarhizium brunneum chromosome 1, complete sequence genomic window:
- the himD_0 gene encoding Transcription factor himD — translation MQATQKGPKACTTCAKAKARCIPRADGGEKCERLKKDCFSRPPAPPRVKKRPKRSRVAELEKRLNELSSQFEGAQPASGQSVSAASPPQQFTKASDKTDMYSFEHLFPSPSPTGDDGYEATAWSPEVMKEFDSPWPLPAESEMLLMVYREMFAEYFPFVLIPRELSSADLRLQRPFLWKAVMVSATIFDATRQVKLGEELLADIGKASIVDGTRSLDMLQAVELLIGWWYFALKSSQVTNLLFLARSMCVNLTAMSYGSQGEDAKYGPLDHLRAYAGAYYLNTIIFTTNKKTDVLMSTTQLDHCCKVIENSMEYPSDEYLIKLVKIQQLAQTISITVSSDGMAPMSLPLVMVVQSFQDQLDTFRASLSPRLAQNPTLLCHIHVAEILLKDMAISDQRCSPDNMQVSDRLQLLWSCVKSLSDFFEIRFAEPEIERPRFLCIIASDLAYTLITGIKLLTLQLPGWDVASITKELDMVVIFGKQIDHLMEIMAKRKSGLLSPDRCGIEDPLERLVRLMRTAQELVSMHVNGGSPLQMVDDMGAVAWRDIMNEAPWGMEDSQGLIDLAS, via the exons atgCAAGCGACGCAAAAGGGACCCAAGGCCTGCACCACCTGTGCCAAAGCAAAGGCCAGATGCATACCCAGAGCCGATGGCGGGGAGAAGTGCGAGAG GCTCAAGAAAGATTGCTTCTCCCGCCCGCCTGCCCCGCCGCGGGTCAAGAAGCGACCCAAGAGATCGAGGGTCGCTGAGCTCGAAAAGAGGCTCAATGAGTTGTCGTCTCAGTTTGAGGGCGCCCAGCCTGCCTCTGGCCAGAGTGTCTCGGCTGCGTCGCCGCCACAGCAGTTCACCAAGGCTTCTGACAAGACCGACATGTACTCGTTTGAACACCTCTTCCCGTCTCCCAGCCCTACCGGGGACGACGGCTACGAGGCCACGGCATGGAGCCCCGAGGTCATGAAGGAGTTTGATTCACCTTGGCCGCTGCCCGCTGAGAGCGAGATGCTTCTCATGGTCTACCGCGAGATGTTTGCTGAATATTTCCCATTTGTTCTCATCCCGCGGGAGCTGTCGTCGGCGGACCTTCGTCTGCAGCGTCCATTCTTGTGGAAGGCTGTCATGGTGAGCGCCACCATTTTcgatgccaccagacaggtGAAGCTCGGGGAGGAGCTTCTGGCGGATATTGGCAAGGCATCTATCGTCGACGGGACAAGAAGTCTCGATATGCTTCAAGCTGTTGAGCTGTTGATTGGATG GTGGTATTTCGCTTTGAAGAGTTCTCAGGTCACAAACTTGCTTTTCTTGGCCAGGTCCATGTGTGTCAACTTGACTGCCATGTCATACGGCTCTCAGGGCGAGGATGCCAAGTATGGTCCTTTAGATCACCTCAGGGCGTACGCCGGTGCTTACTATCTCAATACCAT CATCTTCACCACCAATAAGAAAACCGATGTGCTCATGAGCACTACACAACTCGACCACTGCTGCAAGGTCATCGAGAACTCGATGGAGTACCCCTCTGACGAGTATCTCATCAAGCTGGTCAAGATCCAGCAACTTGCACAGACCATTTCAATCACCGTGTCTTCTGACGGCATGGCTCCCATGTCTTTGCCTCTTGTCATGGTGGTGCAGTCATTCCAGGACCAATTGGACACTTTTAGAGCCTCTCTTTCTCCACGTCTTGCACAAAATC CAACCCTCCTTTGCCATATTCACGTCGCCGAAATTCTCCTCAAAGACATGGCCATCTCCGATCAGCGCTGCAGCCCCGATAATATGCAGGTCTCTGACCGCCTTCAACTTCTTTGGTCTTGCGTTAAGTCTCTCAGCGACTTCTTCGAAATCCGATTCGCTGAGCCCGAGATCGAGAGGCCGCGTTTCTTGTGTATCATTGCCTCCGACTTGGCTTACACGCTCATTACGGGCATCAAGCTTTTGACCCTGCAATTGCCTGGGTGGGATGTGGCGAGCATCACCAAGGAGCTGGATATGGTGGTTATTTTTGGCAAGCAAATCGACCATCTGATGGAGATTATGGCCAAGCGAAAAAGCGGTCTTTTGTCGCCAGACCGCTGCGGAATCGAGGACCCTCTGGAACGCCTTGTACGGTTAATGAGAACGGCGCAAGAGCTTGTGAGCATGCACGTAAATGGCGGGTCACCTCTACAGATGGTTGACGACATGGGAGCCGTTGCATGGCGAGACATAATGAACGAGGCACCCTGGGGCATGGAGGACAGCCAGGGACTCATTGACTTGGCTTCATGA
- the cysM gene encoding Cysteine synthase B, whose amino-acid sequence MGNDNFLNVYKGPDSVRQYFDPESSPPMPLVEIPDCLNPYRSEGIRIYAKMMSMHPANNVKSMPALNLLQNSIVPDKTKTVVEYSSGSTVLSMSLIARAFYGLPDVRAFLSNKTSLAKIRLMQLFGINITLFGGPSQPEPLDERGGIRAAQRLAQTSDSATINPNQYENDSNWKSHVKWTGPQILRQLPEINIICAGMGTSGTMTGLGTYFKEAKPSVFRLGVCTAAGDRVPGPRSYALLAPVEFPWKAAVDHIEEVGSHDSYSLSLDMIREGLVCGPSSGFNLKGLFQFIEKRKAEGNLSQLAGSDGEIHCAFLCCDLPYQYVSEYFDKLGESFFPSIKNEELLGVDVYRYDEAWERDAADALAAFFGVSKTVSGDVLLENSAARPKSETTIIDLRQAADFEEFHVPGSTNVPFVQADQPSPFSDPSALKGLWTGLEETFKVPHQDLQSLLHGKRVLLLCYDGDSSRVANSVLRAKGYETDNIRGGFKVLHQLRDEAKRSLANATQQQGQMWLRLSSETEGITPSQPSQISVSVQPLGSASG is encoded by the exons ATGGGTAATGACAACTTCTTGAACGTCTACAAGGGGCCCGACTCGGTTCGGCAGTATTTCGATCCAgagtcgtcgccgccaatgcCCCTGGTTGAGATACCGGACTGTCTCAACCCCTACCGCTCCGAGGGTATTCGCATCTACGCGAAGATGATGTCTATGCATCCCGCTAATAATGTCAAGTCAATGCCAG CCCTCAATCTTTTGCAGAATAGCATCGTCccagacaagaccaagactgTTGTCGAATACAGCTCCGGCTCAACCGTTCTTTCCATGTCCCTGATTGCCCGGGCATTCTATGGCCTGCCAGATGTCCGGGCTTTTCTTAGCAATAAGACTAGTCTTGCCAAGATTCGCCTGATGCAGCTATTCGGAATCAACAT CACGCTGTTTGGCGGTCCCTCACAACCCGAACCGCTTGATGAGCGTGGTGGTATTCGGGCTGCGCAGAGATTGGCACAGACGTCTGACTCGGCGACTATTAACCCTAATCAATATGAAAACGACAGC AACTGGAAGTCTCATGTCAAGTGGACGGGGCCTCAAATCCTGAGGCAGCTACCTGAAATTAACATCATCTGTGCAGGCATGGGCACTTCAG GTACCATGACTGGTCTTGGCACGTACTTTAAGGAGGCAAAGCCTAGTGTCTTCAGACTCGG AGTCTGCACTGCAGCCGGTGACCGCGTCCCAGGACCCCGGTCGTACGCCCTGCTGGCACCTGTTGAGTTCCCTTGGAAAGCTGCCGTTGACCACATCGAGGAAGTTGGGTCGCACGACTCGTACTCTCTCTCCTTGGACATGATCCGAGAAGGTCTTGTTTGCGGACCCTCGTCCGGGTTTAACCTCAAAGGCCTCTTCCAGTTCattgagaagcgcaaggcagAAGGCAATCTCTCCCAGTTGGCCGGGTCGGATGGCGAGATTCACTGTGCCTTCTTGTGCTGCGATTTGCCATACCAGTATGTAAGCGAGTACTTTGACAAACTGGGCGAGTCGTTTTTCCCATCCATCAAAAACGAG GAActcctcggcgtcgatgTCTACAGATATGACGAAGCCTGGGAACGAGACGCAGCCGACGCCCTCGCTGCCTTTTTTGGTGTCAGCAAAACTGTGAGCGGCGATGTGCTTTTGGAAAACAGCGCTGCTCGGCCCAAGTCTGAAACTACAATCATTGATCTTCGCCAGGCGGCAGACTTTGAAGAATTCCACGTCCCCGGATCTACCAATGTGCCGTTCGTCCAGGCGGACCAGCCCAGTCCCTTCTCTGATCCTAGCGCCCTCAAGGGGCTATGGACTGGGCTTGAAGAGACTTTcaaagtccctcaccaaGACCTCCAGTCCCTGCTTCACGGCAAGCGTGTCTTGCTCCTGTGCTACGACGGCGACAGCTCCCGCGTGGCGAATAGTGTGCTCCGGGCCAAGGGGTACGAGACGGACAACATCAGGGGAGGATTCAAGGTCCTCCACCAGCTGAGAGACGAGGCGAAGCGCTCCCTTGCCAATGcgacgcagcagcagggccagATGTGGTTGAGACTAAGTAGTGAGACGGAGGGGATCACGCCGTCGCAGCCGAGCCAGATTTCGGTGTCTGTTCAACCATTGGGATCCGCTTCCGGCTAA
- the dotC_0 gene encoding Efflux pump dotC: protein MGKESSSQAQEPAVVVGVPASPSADASASSDSDGEVAKVHQFNEQTNYVPKRTIITIFLACASVDLLALMDQTTLATSLTSTVGQLLYGRLSDIWSRKVVLLTGLAIFFIGSLASSLAQSVLQLTVFRAFTGIGGGGLMTVAQLIVSDVVPLRERGKYQGILGAVVAIANGIGPVIGGALSSKSSESWRWIFRLNLPLTALTTGCVIFFMPLKKVQGDWKLKLKAVDFGGIFLAFAGMTIFILGMTWGGREYSWNSVQVITTMVIGVVVSIGFVLWQWKGPKYPLVPLHIFKSKIVNGACLTMAINGWNFVMQVYYVPSFYQLVYGYSATKSGALLLPITILQTISSTLSGLIVHWIGRYRECILFGWVCWAVGLGLMSTLDETTGLGKQIGYALLIGVGVGNTLQPALIATQAGVERRDMAIVTSFRNFVRNLGSTLGLAVSGTVINNILAGAFSSLNLDANAAKVLLSNPQEYLREVSPEEADRVRAILFPAYKRGFRIIFIIGASLAAFAFVLAFFLMPQVELSRPDDQKLKEEAQKAHDEKKKKKEAA, encoded by the exons ATGGGGAAAGAGTCGTCAAGCCAGGCACAGGAACCCGCCGTGGTGGTAGGTGTGCCAGCAAGTCCATCTGCCGATGCGTCTGCATCGTCTGATAGCGACGGCGAAGTCGCCAAGGTACACCAGTTCAACGAGCAGACGAACTATGTGCCCAAAAGAACAATCATTACG ATCTTTCTCGCCTGTGCCAGCGTTGATCTGTTAGCTTTGATGGACCAAACCACCCTCGCCACAAGTTT AACGTCTACCGTGGGACAATTGCTATACGGCCGACTCTCCGACATTTGGTCCCGCAAAGTAGTCCTGCTAACTGGGCTCGCCATATTCTTTATTGGATCTTTGGCATCGTCTCTTGCTCAATCCGTGCTACAACTGACCGTCTTCCGCGCTTTTACTGGCATTGGAGGCGGTGGCTTGATGACTGTCGCGCAACTCATTGTCAGTGACGTCGTGCCTTTGCGAGAGAGAGGAAAGTACCAAGGAATTCTG GGTGCCGTTGTAGCCATTGCAAACGGTATTGGCCCCGTTATCGGTGGTGCTCTTTCGTCCAAGTCCTCTGAATCATGGCGCTGGATTTTCCGTCTCAATCTTCCATTGACTGCCCTAACGACGGGCTGTGTCATCTTTTTCATGCCGTTAAAGAAGGTCCAGGGAGATTGGAAACT AAAATTAAAGGCTGTCGATTTCGGCGGAATCTTCCTGGCATTTGCCGGCATGACCATCTTTATTCTGGGCATGACTTGGGGAGGTCGCGAATACTCGTGGAATTCCGTACAAgtcatcaccaccatggtGATTGGTGTGGTTGTCTCGATTGGCTTCGTTTTGTGGCAGTGGAAAGGACCAAAGTATCCTCTTGTGCCTC TCCATATTTTCAAGTCCAAGATCGTCAACGGCGCATGCCTAACAATGGCCATTAACGGATGGAACTTTGTCATGCAAGTGTACTATGTCCCGTCCTTCTACCAGCTCGTCTATGGATACTCTGCCACAAAGTCAggagctcttcttcttcccatcACCATCCTTCAAACTATCAGCAGCACTCTTTCCGGCTTGATTGTACACTGGATCGGCAGGTACCGGGAATGTATTTTATTTGGCTGGGTATGCTGGGccgttggccttggtctcaTGTCGACTTTGGACGAAACCACCGGACTTGGTAAACAGATTGGTTACGCTTTACTGATTGGTGTTGGAGTTGGCAACACACTACAGCC GGCATTGATTGCAACACAGGCCGGCGTTGAGCGCCGCGACATGGCAATCGTTACCTCATTTCGCAA TTTCGTCCGAAACCTCGGGTCAACCCTTGGACTTGCAGTCTCTGGGACTGTAAT CAACAACATTCTGGCTGGAGCATTTTCATCCCTTAACCTGGATGCAAACGCAGCCAAAGTCCTACTCAGCAACCCACAAGAATATCTCCGAGAAGTGTCTCCAGAAGAAGCCGACCGTGTCAGAGCTATTCTTTTCCCGGCATATAAACGAGGGTTCCGTATTATTTTCATTATCGGTGCATCATTGGCCGCATTTGCATTTGTCCTGGCATTTTTCCTCATGCCGCAGGTAGAGTTGAGTCGACCGGATGACCAAAAGTTAAAGGAGGAGGCGCAAAAAGCTCacgatgagaagaagaaaaagaaggaggcaGCTTAG
- the alv-1 gene encoding 5-aminolevulinate synthase → MDSVLRQSKAMCPFLKAASPATLRALSTSARPKPSPCGGTMSKLQVFAHRCPVMGKAMAVQSARNGVAVAAGLRAFSGQAKVNKARIHTSRTQEARAVDTPILEKRENGYLAHGHTGSAGKFNYEGFYTSELDKKHKDKSYRYFNNINRLAKEFPRAHMANKEDRVTVWCANDYLGMGRNQRVLSKMKETLDEYGAGAGGTRNISGHNRHAVELEGTLSKLHAKESALVFSSCYVANDATLATLGSKMPDCVILSDSLNHASIIQGIRHSGTKKIVFKHNDVADLEAKLASLPLHVPKIIAFESVYSMCGSIGPIEQICDLADKYGAITFLDEVHAVGMYGPHGAGVAEHLDWEAHQKGSPRGTIMDRVDIITGTLGKAYGCVGGYIAGSSKLVDMIRSLAPGFIFTTSLPPATMAGAKTSIEYQMEYAGDRKLQQLHTRAVKEELNNRDIPVIPNPSHIIPILVGNAELAKAASDMLLQDYQIYVQSINYPTVPVGQERLRITPTPGHTKEYRDELVEAVDQIWGRLGIKRTSEWAAAGGFIGVGEQGKVEEPLWTNKQLGVEQAAKEMMATGHGNNGGGFTEALLEREMSNTARTAGVAAH, encoded by the exons ATGGATAGCGTTCTCCGTCAGTCCAAGGCCATGTGCCCtttcctcaaggccgcctcgcccgccacTCTTCGGGCCTTGTCTACTTCGGCTCGCCCCAAGCCGTCTCCATGCGGCGGCACCATGTCCAAGCTTCAGGTCTTTGCTCACCGCTGCCCCGTCATGGgaaaggccatggccgtccaGTCCGCCAGAAACGGAGTTGCTGTCGCTGCTGGACTTCGTGCCTTCTCTGGCcaggccaaggtcaacaaggCTCGTATCCATACCAGCCGCACCCAGGAGGCCCGCGCTGTTGACACCCCGATTCTTGAGAAGCGTGAAAATG GCTATCTGGCCCACGGCCACACTGGATCGGCTGGCAAGTTCAACTATGAAGGGTTCTACACTTCCGAGCTGGACAAGAAGCACAAGGACAAGTCTTACAGATActtcaacaacatcaatCGTCTTGCCAAGGAGTTCCCCCGTGCCCACATGGCCAACAAGGAGGACCGGGTTACGGTTTGGTGCGCCAATGACTATCTTGGCATGGGCCGCAACCAGCGAGTGCtgagcaagatgaaggagacTTTGGATGAGTATGGTGCTGGGGCTGGCGGTACTCGAAACATTTCTGGCCACAACAGGCACGCTGTTGAACTGGAGGGCACCCTTTCCAAACTTCACGCCAAAGAGTCTGCCTTGGTCTTTAGCTCCTGCTACGTGGCCAATGATGCCACACTTGCGACCCTTGGGAGCAAGATGCCTGATTGTGTCATCTTGTCCGATAGTCTGAACCACGCGTCCATTATTCAGGGCATCCGTCATTCAGGCACCAAGAAGATTGTGTTCAAGCACAATGACGTTGCAGATCTCGAGGCTAAGCTTGCATCCCTGCCTCTTCACGTGCCAAAAATCATTGCTTTTGAATCCGTGTACAGTATGTGTGGCTCCATTGGACCAATTGAGCAAATTTGCGACTTGGCAGACAAGTACGGCGCCATCACATTTTTGGACGAAGTGCATGCCGTTGGCATGTATGGGCCTCATGGAGCTGGCGTGGCTGAACATCTGGACTGGGAAGCCCATCAGAAGGGATCGCCTCGAGGCACCATCATGGATCGCGTTGATATCATCACGGGCACTCTCGGCAAAGCTTACGGTTGCGTTGGGGGCTACATTGCCGGCAGCTCTAAGCTGGTTGACATGATCCGATCGCTGGCTCCAGGCTTCATTTTCACCACCTCGCTTCCACCTGCCACCATGGCTGGCGCCAAGACATCCATCGAGTATCAGATGGAGTACGCCGGTGATCGTAAGCTGCAGCAATTACATACGCGTGCTGTCAAGGAAGAGCTCAACAATCGGGATATTCCAGTCATCCCGAACCCATCTCACATTATTCCCATTCTGGTGGGTAATGctgagctggccaaggcagccTCCGATATGCTGCTCCAGGACTATCAGATCTATGTACAGTCGATCAACTACCCCACTGTTCCTGTTGGACAGGAACGGCTCCGCATAACGCCCACGCCCGGTCATACTAAGGAATATCGGGACGAGCTTGTCGAAGCCGTTGACCAGATCTGGGGCCGCCTTGGAATCAAGCGCACCTCAGAATGGGCCGCAGCGGGGGGCTTCATCGGAGTTGGTGAGCAGGGCAAGGTGGAGGAGCCTCTTTGGACAAAcaagcagttgggtgttGAGCAGGCAGCaaaggagatgatggctACGGGCCACGGCAACAATGGAGGGGGGTTCACCGAGGCCCTGCTTGAGCGAGAGATGAGCAATACAGCGCGTACCGCTGGCGTCGCAGCTCACTGA
- the his-7 gene encoding 1-(5-phosphoribosyl)-5-[(5-phosphoribosylamino)methylideneamino] imidazole-4-carboxamide isomerase has protein sequence MTRFRPCIDLHAGQVKQIVGGTLDSASSALQTNYVSQHPPSHFAELYRSNSLEGAHAIMLGPGNTEPAKQALQAWPGHLQVGGGINDKNAKEWVDAGASKVIITSYLFPGGKFSQSRLDAVLGALGGDKNRLVIDLSCRRRGEASWFVAMDKWQTVTDMEVNQESIKALEPYCSEFLIHAADNEGLQKGIDEKLVERLAEWCSIPVTYAGGGRYLEDLDLVKRLSGGKVDLTIGSALDCFGGNGVKFDDCVVWNRRQEE, from the exons ATGACACGATTCCGACCGTGTATAGACCTACACGCCGGCCAGGTTAAGCAGATTGTCGGCGGGACTCTCGACAgcgcctcgtcggccctGCAGACGAATTATGTGTCACAACACCCTCCGTCTCACTTTGCAGAGTTGTACCGGAGCAATTCCCTCGAGGGCGCTCATGCCATCATGCTGGGGCCGGGAAACACGGAGCCTGCCAAGCAGGCGTTGCAGGCGTGGCCGGGTCACTTGCAAGTAGGTGGCGGGATCAACGACAAGAACGCAAAGGAGTGGGTGGACGCGGGGGCTTCCAAG GTCATTATCACATCATATCTCTTCCCGGGAGGGAAATTTAGCCAGTCAAGACTAGACGCCGTTCTCGGAGCTTTGGGCGGCGACAAGAACAGACTGGTCATTGATCTGAGTTGTCGCCGGCGCGGTGAGGCCTCATGGTTTGTGGCTATGGACAAATGGCAAACAGTAACGGACATGGAGGTCAATCAAG AATCTATCAAAGCCCTGGAGCCGTATTGCTCCGAGTTCTTGATTCATGCGGCAGACAATGAGGGCCTGCAGAAGGGCATAGACGAGAAGCTAGTGGAGAGACTGGCCGAGTGGTGCTCTATCCCCGTCACTTATGCCGGTGGAGGGCGGTATCTGGAAGACTTGGATCTCGTCAAACGGCTCAGCGGGGGCAAAGTCGACCTGACTATTGGTAGTGCATTGGACTGTTTTGGTGGGAACGGGGTCAAGTTTGATGATTGCGTGGTTTGGAATAGAAGGCAGGAGGAGTAA